One region of Vibrio sp. FE10 genomic DNA includes:
- a CDS encoding ECF-type riboflavin transporter substrate-binding protein encodes MNFSAKTVVVIAIGAALYGIGGLPMFGVPVFANTTLKPAMAVLALFSVLFGPIVGFLVGFIGHWVTDLFAGWGVWLTWVLGSGIVGMVIGLFPMVTKNRLQQGELPMKDFALFVVLALIGNVVGYGCSVFLDTILYAEPFTKVFTQLSIIAAGNTVLIAVVGFLILKSVAKRNKQSRNLTEA; translated from the coding sequence ATGAACTTTTCAGCTAAAACAGTCGTCGTTATCGCTATAGGCGCGGCACTGTACGGCATTGGTGGTTTGCCTATGTTTGGTGTCCCAGTGTTTGCTAACACGACATTAAAGCCAGCAATGGCAGTTCTAGCACTGTTTTCTGTTCTGTTTGGCCCGATTGTTGGCTTCTTAGTTGGCTTTATTGGCCACTGGGTAACGGACTTGTTCGCAGGTTGGGGCGTATGGTTAACTTGGGTGTTAGGCTCAGGCATCGTGGGTATGGTTATTGGTCTGTTCCCTATGGTAACCAAAAACCGCCTTCAACAAGGCGAACTGCCAATGAAAGACTTTGCGTTGTTCGTTGTACTTGCCCTTATTGGTAATGTTGTCGGATATGGCTGTTCTGTATTCTTAGATACTATTCTTTACGCAGAACCGTTCACGAAAGTCTTCACTCAACTGTCTATTATCGCTGCGGGTAACACCGTTCTGATCGCTGTTGTGGGTTTCCTGATCCTTAAATCAGTCGCTAAACGCAATAAGCAAAGCCGCAACCTGACTGAGGCATAA